The Sebastes umbrosus isolate fSebUmb1 chromosome 19, fSebUmb1.pri, whole genome shotgun sequence genome has a segment encoding these proteins:
- the sec16a gene encoding protein transport protein Sec16A isoform X2: protein MQPPPRTGPLGASGPPPSGPNMFRRARPHKHTAAAAAAMPPATQPMTDPFAFVRAPPPPMAAGGLPTIPNSNPPPMQAPPNAMYSQAGSGLPPQPQTLEDVPAVLSGPPPSSLPGVTLFNPHGAASPGGYPAPGPAGYASSNSEQGYFNSTEQTPSMATEPPPVASASAPGQTPFNQEFQGHPPPQPMSFQPVPPAASYSQWAPDHGSRPPSVQNYFQPTSDPPSQPFNLPPQTQMYPSHTPSPHHNTPTPPSQPGHPPVQAPLPPQNPVNAPSSQWPDPNAPQQHNSHFQTQSYFSQSSAPQDSWFNMPPQDSGYHQMGTGLAHPQPRPDSAGSQHASNTGPGPGPSSASAPVPYAQESGTLSMFFKDNDVENEETLAGERNKAVNGIPGSFQHHSNPLAHSGHGDAPLDYQGPSLQDHSHLPYMNDGNHAPQASPQKPPDSHYDHVENLECVPNQEVLPSDIHGSPAAPAAHGADQFETGPNLETPDSVPRPIRSASVSSNYSNMSHGSGSGARRHQGVVGTFIQQESPRLTDDANLSAATGGYFEQIDTSPAGDMGAQQSSLEQMWPPTPSPPKPTGIFQASANSSFEPVRSHGVGVRPAEVDRAKMVAEGGTDSAPGNLEQPPDNMENIYGAGHLLPAGAGGGVPHLPHPVVHSHSRPSSRAFGASRPCESPATTLWAQHDPTSLGANILLAPAAPTVLAPLRQPRADIIQPPEDGPLDLQPSQRIQPQQHSENLENPPKVSEAEPTDPQGNLGYASLLVSDSLHQPVLIAPPVSNYSVIPPSFPAQAPSQSSLRETTPPVRPLAQGQGASTSQPPPVTSNQNPAFAPGPISFSSSPSSQGPLNLTRDSAEAATSAITSPPQSQPVRPPLSRGQSMGGDSHSALQVIPQASSLATAPVSNHNQPSNYELLDFSMHQSQAQSQASGHPSSLHESPQSSNGFYLQVTKDAQQGVRARGNVPVPTPASSSIPQVPPAASQAAANIQPPLAEPPKTFDSQAAPQGQNNAPSVPVSGAQPSRDQYPPPAPGPPAAGTAPLPPPAAAPAYPPGPQGPVPPGALQQPPRPPSSAGSQQGYGPTPPAPGQMYGGYYGNYGEYPNSRAPYPPGQYPPPPPPGDPRAQQYYQEGPYRGRTDPWYGQYDGQTPAYRDPNYPYREPQPERPSSRTSQYSDRPSSRQGYANPEDYHRANQSAYPEYYADYAKHYDYAGYNYGQYDPRYRGYYDQAYWANYDDSYRARDPNYYNQQPQQPYPPPARKEGYDDQWRYYPGYDASFDDDYRRRGEPYGDDFDRRSVHSEQSAHSVHSSHSHHSRRSSFSSRSQQSQVYRSQPDLVSAVYDNTSSTLAVDYSYGQYPNQTDATQNYSGYLYPSEYTADSTWIAPEQPPPRPATPEKFSIPHRCARFGPGGHLVQVLPNLPSAGQPALVDIYNMETMLQDTPDQAELRAFPGPLVKEETHKVDVIKFSQNKALESSRDNNLLDRDSARLLWEFIMLLCRQNGTVVGTDIADLLLKEHRSVWLPGKSPNEANLIDFNNEPLARAEEEPGAGPLSLLSDTFMTVPENLGKETERFRELLLFGRKKDALEAAMKGGLWGHALLLASKMDNRTHARVMTRFANSLPINDPLQTVYQLMSGRMPASATCCGEEKWGDWRPHLAMVLSNLTHTLDLDTRTITTMGDTLASKGLIDAAHFCYLMAQVGLGVFTKKSAKMVLIGSNHSLSFYQCATNEAIQRTEAYEYAQSLGSQSISLPNFQVFKLIYACRLAEAGLSAQAFHYCEVISRNVLMQPSYYSPVFISQIIQMSEKLRFFDPQLKEKPEQELFNEPEWLIHLRQLDGQMRTGVITYNEDRVTPTQYDCSSPSSDLDQPSPPEPYSMPVEMDGPAPDNPLMSSLLPGPPPQAVQLMPPAPTSILQDGMAPPQPLPSSDVPQFYPVPPSGPQGQMPVSGYPPQDPGFAPHPFAPPPFQPPPFQPQLEQTEMYPGAHQQPGPPPPQMGQMSPHMPAPQVPHSPVQVNHPPPQMPQHMPHHMPHHMPPSPGHMPPVEHMSHAPPEMHPAQPTSASPPRSSFTPQMDFYDHMAHMALQGPGRRSRTTSQSSMHMTPGRRSRTTSESSTHSIGRERSNSTAMQASPPPPSIPEQPRKEEAKKVKKDSPKKGGGGGGGGWLNWLYRKGKNEAHLPDDKNKSIVWDEKKQKWIDLNEPEEERKPLPPPPPGFSMMPQMPGPGGPAGPPSGGGPPVNMFSRRAGTKTKSRYVDVLNPSRMAKPGGLAPAPADLFAPLAPMPMPANLFVPSSAPDDQQPLEGSGGGNQEQNSPNTSAAPQMFNPTLLPPAPEGPAVPDGSQSGELSRSSSMSSLSREVSQHLNQSHPAQVTAPAPAPAGGVTFYNPAQFAQTSAPSGGGHRSGRLGGQRQYPVLK, encoded by the exons ATGCAGCCCCCTCCTCGGACCGGACCTCTGGGAGCCTCTGGCCCACCTCCTTCCGGGCCCAATATGTTCCGCAGGGCCAGGCCTCACAAGCATACAGCAGCGGCTGCTGCCGCAATGCCGCCCGCTACCCAACCCATGACGGACCCTTTTGCTTTTGTtagagctcctcctcctcctatggCTGCAGGTGGTCTCCCAACAATACCCAACAGCAACCCTCCACCAATGCAAGCCCCGCCTAACGCCATGTACTCTCAAGCTGGCTCAGGGCTGCCTCCACAACCACAGACACTGGAGGATGTCCCAGCTGTTCTCTCTGGTCCCCCGCCATCCTCTCTACCAGGGGTGACACTGTTCAACCCTCACGGTGCAGCATCCCCTGGTGGTTACCCAGCACCCGGTCCCGCAGGATATGCATCCTCTAATAGTGAACAGGGCTATTTTAACTCAACAGAACAGACGCCATCCATGGCCACAGAGCCACCACCTGTGGCCTCAGCCTCAGCACCGGGTCAGACACCTTTTAACCAGGAATTTCAAGgacatcctcctcctcagcccATGTCCTTCCAGCCTGTGCCTCCCGCCGCCTCCTATTCCCAGTGGGCCCCTGATCATGGAAGTCGCCCTCCATCAGTTCAGAACTATTTCCAGCCTACTAGTGACCCTCCGTCACAGCCTTTTAATTTACCGCCGCAGACCCAGATGTACCCCTCCCACACCCCATCGCCCCATCACAacacccccacccctccatcACAACCTGGACATCCCCCAGTTcaggctcctcttcctccccagaACCCTGTAAATGCCCCCAGTTCACAATGGCCCGACCCAAATGCACCCCAGCAGCATAATTCCCACTTCCAAACTCAGAGCTACTTCAGTCAGAGCTCTGCTCCCCAGGACTCGTGGTTCAACATGCCCCCACAGGACTCAGGCTACCACCAAATGGGGACTGGCCTAGCCCATCCTCAGCCCCGGCCTGACTCTGCTGGATCGCAACATGCGTCCAACACTGGTCCTGGGCCTGGACCTAGTTCTGCCTCTGCCCCAGTCCCATATGCTCAGGAGTCTGGTACACTCTCAATGTTCTTTAAAGACAATGATGTGGAAAATGAAGAAACACTGGCTGGTGAGAGAAATAAAGCAGTGAATGGTATTCCTGGATCCTTTCAGCATCACAGCAACCCGCTAGCCCACAGTGGCCATGGTGATGCTCCTTTGGATTACCAAGGACCTTCTCTGCAAGATCATTCACACCTACCATACATGAACGATGGCAACCACGCACCACAGGCAAGTCCCCAGAAGCCCCCTGATTCCCACTACGACCATGTGGAGAATTTGGAGTGTGTCCCGAACCAGGAAGTATTACCCAGTGACATTCACGGCAGTCCTGCTGCACCTGCAGCCCACGGAGCAGACCAGTTTGAAACCGGGCCTAACCTAGAGACTCCCGATTCTGTTCCAAGACCAATTAGATCTGCCAGTGTGTCATCCAACTATAGCAATATGAGCCACGGAAGTGGAAGTGGCGCTCGTCGGCATCAAGGAGTAGTGGGTACCTTTATTCAGCAGGAAAGTCCGCGTCTCACCGATGATGCTAACCTGTCTGCTGCCACTGGAGGCTACTTTGAGCAGATTGACACTTCTCCAGCTGGAGATATGGGTGCCCAACAGAGCTCCCTGGAGCAGATGTGGCCTCCCACGCCTAGCCCTCCCAAACCGACTGGTATCTTTCAGGCCAGTGCTAACAGCTCTTTTGAACCAGTGCGCTCACATGGGGTTGGAGTGCGTCCTGCTGAAGTGGACAGGGCTAAAATGGTAGCGGAAGGGGGTACAGATTCTGCACCTGGCAACCTGGAGCAGCCGCCAGATAATATGGAAAATATTTATGGCGCGGGACACCTGCTGCCTGCTGGGGCTGGAGGTGGTGTTCCTCATCTGCCACACCCAGTGGTTCACTCTCACTCCCGACCTTCGTCCCGTGCTTTTGGGGCCAGTCGTCCCTGTGAGAGCCCCGCCACTACTCTGTGGGCTCAGCATGACCCTACGAGCTTGGGCGCTAACATCCTCCTAGCCCCCGCTGCCCCGACAGTTCTTGCCCCTTTACGACAGCCCAGGGCTGACATCATCCAACCTCCAGAGGATGGCCCACTGGACCTGCAGCCCTCCCAGAGAATCCAGCCACAGCAACACTCAGAGAACCTAGAGAACCCACCAAAGGTGAGTGAGGCCGAGCCGACTGACCCTCAAGGCAACCTGGGCTATGCGTCTCTCCTTGTGTCCGACTCGCTCCACCAGCCTGTTTTGATTGCCCCGCCAGTGTCCAATTACAGTGTGATTCCCCCCAGTTTCCCTGCTCAAGCACCCAGTCAAAGTAGCCTTAGGGAAACTACCCCCCCTGTGAGACCACTCGCACAGGGTCAGGGTGCCAGTACCTCCCAACCACCTCCAGTAACCTCTAATCAGAATCCAGCGTTTGCTCCTGGACCTATAAGCTTCAGTTCTTCACCCTCTAGCCAGGGCCCGCTCAATCTGACCCGAGACAGCGCAGAAGCGGCAACATCAGCTATCACATCTCCGCCGCAGTCTCAGCCGGTCCGCCCTCCTCTTTCAAGGGGCCAATCAATGGGTGGAGACAGCCACTCTGCTCTCCAAGTGATTCCACAGGCTTCTTCTCTCGCAACCGCTCCTGTCTCTAATCACAATCAGCCATCAAATTATGAACTGCTTGATTTTTCTATGCACCAATCACAAGCCCAAAGCCAAGCATCTGGCCATCCTTCCTCTCTGCACGAGTCTCCACAGTCTAGTAATGGATTTTACCTACAGGTCACCAAAGATGCTCAGCAGGGGGTGAGAGCGAGAGGGAATGTCCCCGTCCCGACCCCGGCCTCTTCGTCTATCCCACAGGTACCACCAGCAGCCTCCCAAGCAGCCGCAAACATCCAGCCACCGCTAGCGGAACCTCCTAAGACATTCGATTCTCAGGCTGCACCGCAGGGACAAAATAATGCTCCTTCTGTTCCGGTGAGTGGAGCACAACCCTCCCGTGACCAGTATCCACCTCCAGCACCGGGGCCTCCTGCTGCGGGgactgctcctcttcctcctcctgctgctgctcctgcatACCCTCCTGGGCCTCAAGGACCAGTACCTCCAGGAGCTCTTCAACAACCCCCTCGACCACCCTCCTCTGCAGGCAGCCAGCAAGGCTACGGGCCCACTCCTCCAGCGCCGGGACAGATGTATGGTGGCTATTATGGTAATTATGGAGAATACCCAAATAGCAGAGCACCATATCCTCCTGGCCAGTACccgcctccacctccacctgggGATCCTAGAGCACAGCAATATTATCAA GAGGGTCCATACAGGGGCAGAACAGATCCTTGGTATGGCCAATATGATGGACAGACCCCGGCGTATCGTGATCCAAACTACCCGTACAGAGAGCCTCAGCCAGAACGACCCAGCTCCAGAACTAGTCAGTACTCTGACAGGCCCTCATCCAG GCAAGGCTATGCTAACCCTGAAGATTACCACAGAGCAAACCAAAGTGCCTATCCTGAATATTATGCAGATTACGCCAAGCACTATGATTACGCAG GATACAACTATGGACAGTATGACCCGCGCTACAGAGGCTACTATGATCAGGCCTACTGGGCTAATTATGATGACAGCTACAGAGCCAGAGACCCTAACTACTATAATCAACAGCCGCAACAGCCGTATCCTCCTCCTGCCAG GAAAGAGGGCTATGACGATCAGTGGCGGTACTATCCCGGTTACGATGCCAGCTTCGACGACGATTACCGCCGGCGCGGAGAACCGTACGGCGATGACTTTGACCGACGCAGCGTCCACAGCGAGCAGTCGGCACACAGCGTGCACAGCTCTCACAGCCACCACAGCAGACGAAGCAGCTTCAGCTCACGATCACAACAG AGCCAGGTATACAGAAGCCAGCCTGACTTGGTGTCAGCAGTCTATGACAACACATCATCCACTCTGGCTGTGGACTACTCCTATGGACAGTACCCGAACCAGACTGATGCTACCCAGAACTACAGCGGGTACCTTTATCCCTCTGAGTACACCGCAGACAGCACCTGGATCGCCCCCGAGCAAC ctcctcctcgtCCTGCAACCCCAGAGAAGTTCAGCATACCCCACCGCTGTGCCCGCTTCGGACCCGGTGGTCATCTGGTCCAAGTTTTGCCCAATCTGCCCTCAGCTGGACAGCCTGCTCTCGTTGACATCTACAACATGgag ACCATGCTGCAGGACACCCCGGATCAGGCAGAACTACGAGCTTTCCCCGGACCTCTTGTTAA GGAGGAGACCCATAAGGTGGATGTGATAAAGTTCTCCCAGAACAAAGCGCTGGAGAGTTCTCGTGACAACAACCTCTTGGACCGGGATTCTGCCCGCCTGCTCTGGGAATTCATCATGCTGCTCTGTAGACAGAACGGG ACTGTGGTCGGCACGGACATCGCTGACCTCTTgctgaaggagcatcgctccgTCTGGCTGCCGGGAAAAAGTCCTAATGAAGCCAACCTGATTGATTTTAACAACGAACCGCTGGCACGAGCTGAGGAAGAACCAGGAGCTGGACCGCTCTCCCTCCTGTCTGACACCTTCATGACTGTCCCAGAGAACCTCGGCAAGGAGACAGAACGCTTTagggagctgctgctgttcgGCCGcaagaag GACGCCCTAGAAGCAGCTATGAAGGGAGGACTCTGGGGCCACGCCCTGCTGTTGGCCAGTAAGATGGACAACAGGACGCATGCACGTGTCATGACAAG GTTTGCCAACAGTTTGCCTATCAATGACCCTCTGCAGACAGTGTACCAGCTGATGTCAGGGAGGATGCCTGCATCAGCCACT TGCTGCGGAGAGGAGAAGTGGGGTGACTGGCGCCCTCACCTGGCCATGGTGCTGTCTAACCTCACACACACCCTGGACCTGGACACTCGCACAATCACCACCATGGGCGACACTCTCG CTTCCAAGGGGCTGATCGATGCCGCACACTTCTGCTACTTGATGGCCCAAgtcggtctgggagttttcaCGAAGAAGAGCGCCAAGATGGTTCTGATCGGCTCCAAccacag TTTGTCCTTTTACCAATGTGCGACTAATGAAGCTATCCAGAGGACTGAGGCCTACGAGTATGCTCAATCTCTGGGCTCCCAGTCGATCTCGCTACCCAATTTCCAG GTGTTCAAGTTGATCTATGCATGCCGCTTGGCTGAAGCAGGTCTGAGTGCTCAGGCCTTCCACTACTGTGAAGTTATTTCTAGGAATGTCCTCATGCAACCCTCCTATTACTCTCCTGTTTTCATAAGCCAAATTATACAG ATGTCGGAAAAGCTGCGATTCTTTGATCCACAACTGAAGGAGAAGCCAGAGCAGGAGTTGTTCAATGAGCCTGAATGGCTGATCCACCTCAGACAGCTGGATGGACAGATGAGG acggGGGTGATTACATACAATGAAGACAGAGTGACTCCTACTCAGTACGACTGCAGCAGCCCCAGCTCTGACCTGGACCAGCCCAGTCCACCTGAACCTTACAGCATGCCTGTGGAGATGGATGGCCCCGCCCCTGACAACCCACTGATGAGCTCATTACTGCCCGGGCCTCCACCACAGGCAGTACAGCTGATGCCTCCag CGCCCACCTCTATCCTCCAAGACGGGATGGCCCCTCCTCAGCCTTTACCCTCCAGTGATGTTCCCCAGTTCTACCCAGTTCCCCCCAGTGGACCACAAGGCCAGATGCCCGTTTCCGGCTACCCTCCTCAGGATCCTGGCTTCGCCCCTCATCCCTTCGCCCCTCCTCCCTTCCAACCTCCTCCCTTCCAACCTCAACTTGAGCAAACGGAGATGTACCCGGGAGCCCATCAGCAGCCGGGTCCTCCACCTCCTCAAATGGGCCAAATGTCGCCACACATGCCCGCCCCTCAGGTGCCGCATTCACCCGTACAGGTGAACCACCCGCCACCCCAGATGCCTCAGCACATGCCCCATCACATGCCCCATCATATGCCCCCTTCTCCCGGGCACATGCCACCTGTAGAGCACATGTCCCACGCCCCACCAGAGATGCACCCTGCTCAGCCCACATCAGCCTCCCCACCCAGGAGCTCCTTCACACCACAGATGGACTTCTATGACCACATGGCTCACATG gcACTGCAGGGTCCTGGGAGGAGATCAAGGACTACTTCACAATCTTCAATGCATATG ACTCCAGGACGTCGCTCTCGCACCACCTCTGAATCTTCCACTCACTCTATCGGACGAGAGCGAAGCAACTCGACCGCGATGCAGGCCTCCCCGCCTCCGCCTTCGATTCCCGAACAGCCCCGCAAAGAAGAGGCCAAGAAAGTCAAGAAAGACTCCCCGAAAAAG ggtggtggtggaggaggtggtggctGGCTAAACTGGCTCTATAGGAAGGGGAAGAATGAGGCTCACTTgccagatgacaaaaacaaatct ATTGTGTGGGATGAAAAGAAGCAGAAGTGGATCGACTTGAACGAGCCTGAAGAGGAG CGTAAGCCCCTTCCGCCACCTCCTCCTGGCTTCTCCATGATGCCTCAGATGCCTGGCCCCGGAGGGCCCGCCGGACCCCCGAGTGGTGGTGGTCCTCCTGTCAACATGTTCTCCAGGAGGGCAG GCACGAAGACGAAGAGCAGATACGTGGATGTTCTGAACCCCAGCAGAATGGCTAAACCGGGCGGACTAGCCCCGGCTCCTGCAGACCTCTTCGCTCCTTTGGCACCAATGCCCATGCCCGCTAACCTATTTGTGCCTAGTTCAG CTCCTGACGATCAACAGCCTCTAGAGGGCAGCGGAGGAGGAAATCAGGAGCAAAATTCACCAAACACCA